The following are encoded together in the Chaetodon auriga isolate fChaAug3 chromosome 6, fChaAug3.hap1, whole genome shotgun sequence genome:
- the LOC143322115 gene encoding carboxypeptidase A1-like: MVWTHDLQCSTIKACGRPRFTLLVMMRGLLVLTALFVAVLGKKTFEGHQVLRIVAKDAVQLSLIKDLEDMISLELDFWRGVTNVASPVDVRVPFHSLQSVKIYLETQDIDYSIMVKDLQVLLDREQMEMASVARFGEVRNTDSFDFSSYHTLSEIYSFQDMLVSENPILVSKVVIGQSYEGRPLNVLKFSTGGTNRPAIWIDTGIHSREWITQASGTWFAKKIVTDYGSDPALTAILDNMDIFLEIVTNPDGFYYTHNSNRMWRKTRKPDPGSNCVGVDPNRNWEVGFGEAGADNIPCSETYHVPSANSESEVKSIVDFVKSHGNIKAFISIHSYSQMLMYPYGYTSTPAKDQAELHDLAQRAITDLASLYGTQYTYGSLIDTIYRASGITIDWTYEQGIKYSYTFELRDTGRYGFILPADQIIPTAEETWLALMTIMDHTLKNPY, from the exons ATGGTTTGGACACATGACCTGCAATGCTCAACCATAAAAGCCTGTGGTCGGCCCAGGTTCACACTGTTGGTCATGATGAGGGGGTTACTCGTACTCACCGCGTTGTTTGTGGCCGTTCTTGGCAAGAAGACGTTCGAGGG GCATCAGGTGCTTCGCATTGTTGCAAAGGATGCCGTCCAGCTGTCTCTTATCAAGGACCTGGAGGACATGATCAGCTTGGAG cTGGACTTCTGGAGGGGGGTGACTAATGTGGCCAGTCCTGTGGATGTCAGAGTTCCTTTCCACAGCCTGCAGTCTGTCAAAATTTACCTGGAGACTCAGGACATTGACTATTCCATCATGGTCAAAGACCTGCAG gtgttgctggatAGAGAGCAGATGGAGATGGCGTCTGTTGCTCGCTTCGGTGAggtcagaaacactgacagcttcGACTTCTCCAGCTACCACACCCTCAGCGAG aTCTACAGTTTCCAGGACATGCTGGTGTCTGAGAATCCCATCCTGGTCAGCAAGGTAGTGATTGGTCAGAGCTACGAGGGTCGTCCCCTGAATGTGCTCAag TTCAGCACCGGAGGAACCAACCGTCCCGCCATCTGGATCGATACCGGAATCCATTCCAGAGAGTGGATCACTCAGGCCAGTGGCACCTGGTTCGCCAAAAAG ATTGTGACTGATTATGGAAGTGACCCTGCTCTCACTGCCATCCTTGACAACATGGACATCTTCTTGGAGATTGTGACTAACCCTGATGGCTTCTACTACACCCACAACTCT AACCGCATGTGGCGTAAGACCAGGAAGCCGGACCCCGGCTCTAATTGCGTGGGAGTCGACCCCAACAGGAACTGGGAAGTTGGATTCGGAG AAGCTGGTGCGGACAACATCCCCTGCTCCGAAACCTATCATGTACCCAGTGCTAACTCTGAGTCTGAGGTCAAGTCCATCGTGGACTTTGTGAAGTCCCACGGTAACATCAAGGCCTTCATCTCCATCCATTCCTACTCCCAGATGCTCATGTACCCCTACGGCTACACCAGCACTCCAGCCAAGGACCAGGCCGAGCTG CATGACCTGGCTCAGAGGGCCATCACTGACCTGGCCTCCCTGTACGGTACTCAGTACACATATGGCAGCCTCATCGACACTATCT ACCGAGCTAGCGGAATCACCATTGACTGGACGTATGAACAGGGCATCAAGTACTCCTACACCTTCGAGCTGAGGGACACCGGCCGTTACGGCTTCATCCTGCCAGCCGATCAGATCATCCCCACCGCTGAGGAGACATGGCTGGCTCTGATGACGATCATGGATCACACCTTGAAGAACCCGtattaa
- the LOC143322120 gene encoding carboxypeptidase A1-like encodes MMRGLLALTALFVAVLGKKMFEGHQVLRIVAKDAVQLSLIKDLEDMISLELDFWRGVTNVASPVDVRVPFHSLQSVKIYLETQNIDYSIMIKDLQVLLDREQMEMASVARFGEVRNTDSFDFSSYHTLSEIYSFQDMLVSENPILVSKVVIGQSYEGRPLNVLKFSTGGTNRPAIWIDTGIHSREWITQASGTWFAKKIVTDYGSDPALTAILDNMDIFLEIVTNPDGFYYTHNSDRMWRKTRKPIPGSNCVGVDPNRNWEVGFGKAFADSIPCSETYHGPSANSESEVKSIVDFVKSHGNIKAFISIHSHSQMLMYPHGYTWTPAKDQAELHDLAQRAITDLASLYGTQYTYGSIIDTIYRACGTTIDWTYSQGIKYSYTFELRDTGEYGFILPADQIIPTAEETWLALMTIMDHTFKNPY; translated from the exons ATGATGAGGGGGTTACTCGCACTCACCGCGTTGTTTGTGGCCGTTCTCGGCAAGAAGATGTTCGAGGG GCATCAGGTGCTTCGCATTGTTGCAAAGGATGCTGTCCAGCTGTCTCTCATCAAGGACCTGGAGGACATGATCAGCTTGGAG cTGGACTTCTGGAGGGGGGTGACTAATGTGGCCAGTCCTGTGGATGTCAGAGTTCCTTTCCACAGCCTGCAGTCTGTCAAAATTTACCTGGAGACTCAGAACATTGACTATTCCATCATGATCAAAGACCTGCAG gtgttgctggatAGAGAGCAGATGGAGATGGCGTCTGTTGCTCGCTTCGGTGAggtcagaaacactgacagcttcGACTTCTCCAGCTACCACACCCTCAGCGAG aTCTACAGTTTCCAGGACATGCTGGTGTCTGAGAATCCCATCCTGGTCAGCAAGGTAGTGATTGGTCAGAGCTACGAGGGTCGTCCCCTGAATGTGCTCAag TTCAGCACCGGAGGAACCAACCGTCCCGCCATCTGGATCGATACCGGAATCCATTCCAGAGAGTGGATCACTCAGGCCAGTGGCACCTGGTTCGCCAAAAAG ATTGTGACTGATTATGGAAGTGACCCTGCTCTCACTGCCATCCTCGACAACATGGACATCTTCTTGGAGATTGTGACTAACCCTGATGGCTTCTACTACACCCACAACTCT GATCGTATGTGGCGTAAGACCAGGAAACCCATCCCAGGCTCTAATTGCGTGGGAGTCGACCCCAACAGGAACTGGGAAGTTGGATTTGGAA AAGCTTTTGCGGACAGCATCCCCTGCTCAGAAACCTACCATGGACCCAGTGCTAACTCTGAGTCTGAGGTCAAGTCCATCGTGGACTTTGTGAAGTCCCACGGTAACATCAAGGCCTTCATCTCCATCCATTCCCACTCCCAGATGCTCATGTACCCCCACGGCTACACCTGGACTCCAGCCAAGGACCAGGCCGAGCTG CATGACCTGGCTCAGAGGGCCATCACTGACCTGGCCTCCCTGTACGGTACTCAGTACACATATGGCAGCATCATCGACACCATCT ACCGAGCTTGCGGAACCACCATTGACTGGACCTACAGCCAGGGCATCAAGTACTCCTACACCTTCGAGTTGAGGGACACCGGCGAATACGGCTTCATCCTGCCAGCCGATCAGATCATCCCCACCGCTGAGGAGACATGGCTGGCTCTGATGACGATCATGGATCACACCTTCAAGAACCCGtattaa